A single genomic interval of Ramlibacter pinisoli harbors:
- the hutG gene encoding N-formylglutamate deformylase — protein MTIALHRGSVPLLVSIPHMGTGIPEPLRAAYLPRALATEDADWHLDRLYAFARELGASVLQPTVARYVIDLNRPPDDTPMYPGASNTELCPSRFFTGEPLYRENAGPSPQQQQERRAAYWQPYHDALQAELARLKAAHGYVLLWDAHSIRAEIPWLFEGTLPDLNIGTAGGTSAHPSVTEAVAQAAGRASGYTHVVNGRFKGGYITRQYGRPADDVHAVQLEMVQRTYMRETPPYDWDEARAARVQPVVRSMVEAAIQACRALHA, from the coding sequence ATGACCATCGCCCTGCACCGCGGCAGCGTGCCGCTGCTGGTGAGCATCCCCCACATGGGGACCGGGATCCCCGAGCCGCTGCGCGCCGCCTACCTGCCGCGCGCACTGGCCACCGAGGACGCCGACTGGCACCTCGACCGCCTGTACGCGTTCGCGCGCGAGCTGGGCGCCAGCGTGCTGCAGCCGACGGTGGCGCGCTACGTCATCGACCTGAACCGGCCGCCCGACGACACGCCGATGTACCCCGGGGCCTCCAACACCGAGCTGTGCCCGAGCCGCTTCTTCACCGGCGAGCCGCTGTACCGCGAGAACGCCGGGCCGTCGCCGCAGCAGCAGCAGGAGCGCCGCGCCGCCTACTGGCAGCCGTACCACGACGCCCTGCAGGCCGAACTGGCGCGGCTGAAGGCCGCCCACGGCTACGTGCTGCTCTGGGACGCGCACAGCATCCGCGCCGAGATCCCCTGGCTGTTCGAGGGCACGCTGCCCGACCTGAACATCGGCACCGCCGGCGGCACCTCGGCCCACCCGTCGGTGACCGAGGCGGTGGCGCAGGCGGCCGGGCGTGCCAGCGGCTACACGCACGTGGTGAACGGCCGCTTCAAGGGCGGCTACATCACGCGCCAGTACGGCCGGCCGGCCGACGACGTGCACGCCGTGCAGCTGGAGATGGTGCAGCGGACCTACATGCGCGAGACGCCGCCCTACGACTGGGACGAGGCGCGCGCTGCCCGGGTGCAGCCGGTCGTGCGCTCCATGGTCGAGGCGGCGATCCAGGCCTGCCGCGCGCTCCATGCCTGA
- a CDS encoding DUF7673 family protein yields the protein MAKADRERRHQAVLAHIEGVQLVTGRGDHLRIDHEGTLLERARMLGTELRSHEATERGLAALDRLLQRLEEPGDREGPDVARFVDAVWRHRPLPLGSLRGLDGATGDDMLAVLDAYRHARLDLVEQVEGGPRRVARLMDRWGRATA from the coding sequence ATGGCCAAGGCGGATCGCGAACGGCGGCACCAGGCGGTGCTGGCGCACATCGAGGGCGTTCAGCTGGTCACCGGGCGCGGCGACCACCTGCGGATCGACCACGAGGGCACGCTGCTCGAGCGGGCCCGCATGCTGGGCACCGAGCTGCGCTCGCACGAGGCCACCGAACGCGGGCTCGCCGCACTCGACCGCCTGCTGCAACGGCTGGAGGAACCCGGCGACCGCGAGGGCCCGGACGTCGCCCGCTTTGTCGACGCGGTGTGGCGCCACCGGCCGCTGCCGCTGGGCAGCCTGCGCGGCCTCGATGGCGCCACCGGCGACGACATGCTGGCCGTGCTCGACGCCTACCGCCACGCACGGCTCGACCTGGTCGAGCAGGTCGAGGGCGGCCCGCGCCGGGTGGCGCGCCTGATGGACCGCTGGGGCCGCGCGACGGCCTGA
- a CDS encoding PAS domain-containing protein — protein sequence MTSQQQGSSLFDDPSALLHAIADATDDVIFAKDLQGCYQFANPAMLAAMGRPAEEVIGRTDLEIQPDENLARRLMANDRAVIASGGVLEREEAIRTPGGEERFWLARKMPLRDPDGRIVGVLGISRDVTRRKQADAEREADRLKLRMGIQAAGLVMAEIDYRHDRNHISAELARLIELGDQDMVVPRQAIFDRVHPDDRQRYVEAIAATTDPAGSGLLAIDVRALLPSGIVRWLHIRLQVTFSEVDGQLRPDRGFCAARDVTAERQAESRLRAAQRMTESVIEGAGALVYAKDLAGRYILFNHAWRTQTALTPEQALGATDDQLFGPEAARQLRANDRQVAESGEPLQVQERVVMNGRTIVYRSSKFPLYDDSGRIHAVCGVSTDVTDVVEADRRKDEFLATLAHELRNPLAPIRNGLEILRLSQLAPKAERTREIMERQFRHLVRLVDDLLDVSRISRGKLELRLQPTTLQQCIAEALEASQGAVEAAGHSLAVDLAPQPLRLHGDPTRLAQVVGNLVNNATRYTPPGGHLRVSARAEGGQAVLQVSDDGSGIAAETLPRVFDLFAQGTAAPHQAQAGLGIGLWLVRKLVDRHHGTIEACSDGPGRGSTFTVRLPLADG from the coding sequence ATGACGAGCCAGCAGCAAGGTTCCTCCCTCTTCGACGATCCCAGCGCCCTGCTGCATGCCATCGCGGATGCCACCGACGACGTCATCTTCGCCAAGGACCTGCAGGGCTGCTACCAGTTCGCCAACCCCGCCATGCTGGCGGCGATGGGGCGCCCGGCCGAGGAGGTGATCGGCCGCACCGACCTCGAGATCCAGCCCGACGAGAACCTCGCCCGGCGGCTGATGGCCAACGACCGCGCGGTCATCGCCTCGGGCGGGGTGCTCGAGCGCGAGGAGGCCATCCGGACGCCCGGCGGCGAAGAACGCTTCTGGCTGGCGCGCAAGATGCCGCTGCGCGACCCGGACGGCCGCATCGTCGGCGTGCTGGGCATCTCGCGCGACGTCACCCGGCGCAAGCAGGCCGATGCCGAGCGCGAGGCCGACCGGCTCAAGTTGCGCATGGGCATCCAGGCCGCCGGCCTGGTGATGGCGGAGATCGACTACCGCCACGACCGCAACCACATCTCGGCCGAGCTGGCGCGGCTGATCGAACTGGGCGACCAGGACATGGTGGTGCCGAGGCAGGCCATCTTCGACCGCGTGCACCCCGACGACCGGCAGCGCTACGTCGAGGCCATCGCCGCCACCACCGATCCGGCGGGCAGCGGACTGCTGGCCATCGACGTGCGCGCCCTGCTGCCCAGCGGCATCGTGCGCTGGTTGCACATCCGGCTGCAGGTCACCTTCAGCGAGGTCGACGGCCAGCTGCGCCCGGACCGCGGCTTCTGCGCCGCGCGCGACGTCACCGCCGAGCGCCAGGCCGAAAGCCGCCTGCGGGCGGCGCAGCGCATGACCGAGTCGGTGATCGAGGGCGCCGGCGCGCTGGTCTACGCCAAGGACCTGGCGGGCCGCTACATCCTGTTCAACCACGCCTGGCGCACGCAGACCGCGCTGACACCGGAGCAGGCCCTGGGCGCCACCGACGACCAGCTGTTCGGCCCCGAGGCCGCGCGCCAGCTGCGTGCCAACGACCGCCAGGTGGCCGAGAGCGGCGAGCCGCTGCAGGTGCAGGAGCGGGTGGTCATGAACGGCCGCACGATCGTCTACCGCTCGAGCAAGTTCCCGCTCTACGACGACAGCGGCCGCATCCACGCGGTGTGCGGCGTGTCGACCGACGTCACCGACGTGGTCGAGGCCGACCGCCGCAAGGACGAGTTCCTGGCCACGCTGGCGCACGAGCTGCGCAACCCGCTCGCGCCGATCCGCAACGGGCTGGAGATCCTGCGCCTGTCGCAGCTGGCGCCCAAGGCCGAGCGCACGCGCGAGATCATGGAGCGGCAGTTCCGCCACCTGGTGCGGCTGGTCGACGACCTGCTCGACGTCTCGCGCATCAGCCGCGGCAAGCTCGAGCTGCGCCTGCAGCCCACGACGCTGCAGCAATGCATCGCCGAGGCACTGGAGGCCAGCCAGGGCGCCGTCGAGGCGGCCGGCCACAGCCTCGCGGTCGACCTGGCGCCGCAGCCCCTGCGGCTGCACGGCGACCCCACGCGGCTGGCCCAGGTGGTGGGCAACCTGGTCAACAACGCCACCCGCTACACACCGCCCGGCGGCCACCTGCGCGTCAGCGCCCGGGCCGAGGGCGGCCAGGCCGTGCTGCAGGTCAGCGACGACGGCAGCGGCATCGCGGCGGAGACGCTGCCACGCGTGTTCGACCTGTTCGCCCAGGGCACGGCCGCGCCCCACCAGGCCCAGGCGGGGCTGGGCATCGGACTGTGGCTGGTGCGCAAGCTGGTCGACCGGCACCACGGCACGATCGAGGCCTGCAGCGACGGGCCGGGACGCGGCAGCACCTTCACCGTCCGCCTGCCGCTGGCCGACGGCTGA
- a CDS encoding formimidoylglutamate deiminase, with amino-acid sequence MPERLFARQAWIAGGWAHDVLLVAGADGLWSEVRPDCTAAGRAGAEVLDGAVLPALVDAHSHAFQRAIAGLTERSPVGEADDFWSWRDRMYQVALTVSPDDVERIATRLYRELLAGGYAHVCEFHYLHNDLDGRPYAEPAEMALALVRAAQAAGIGLTLLPTLYMRSGFGAAGLRDDQRRFASTPEGVLRIAEQVGRLGAGGQVLNAGIAIHSLRAVDPGALRETVDAARAAGMPIHLHIAEQQREVDDCVAQHGRRPIAWLLEQMPVDARWNLVHATHTVPQELHDLAATGASIVLCPTTEANLGDGVFDLPAWLQAGGRWSVGSDSQVARSWVEELRLLEYSQRLVRRQRNVAARAAGRESTAAVLLDGALAGGAAACGLAAPALRVGARAAFCVVDAPPPLVAGVAAPDPLDALLFASCATAPAVRFAGG; translated from the coding sequence ATGCCTGAGCGCCTGTTCGCCCGGCAGGCCTGGATCGCGGGCGGGTGGGCGCACGACGTGCTGCTGGTGGCCGGCGCCGATGGCCTGTGGTCCGAGGTGCGGCCCGATTGCACGGCCGCCGGGCGGGCCGGCGCCGAGGTGCTGGACGGGGCCGTGCTGCCGGCGCTGGTCGATGCCCACAGCCATGCCTTCCAGCGCGCCATCGCCGGCCTCACCGAGCGCAGCCCGGTGGGCGAGGCCGACGACTTCTGGAGCTGGCGCGACCGCATGTACCAGGTGGCGCTCACGGTCTCGCCCGACGACGTGGAGCGCATCGCCACCCGGCTGTACCGCGAACTGCTGGCCGGTGGTTACGCCCACGTGTGCGAGTTCCACTACCTGCACAACGACCTCGACGGCCGCCCCTATGCCGAGCCGGCCGAGATGGCGCTGGCGCTGGTGCGGGCGGCGCAGGCGGCCGGCATCGGCCTGACGCTGCTGCCCACGCTCTACATGCGATCGGGCTTCGGCGCCGCCGGCCTGCGCGACGACCAGCGCCGGTTCGCCTCCACTCCCGAGGGCGTGCTGCGCATCGCCGAGCAGGTGGGCCGGCTGGGCGCCGGCGGCCAGGTACTGAACGCCGGCATCGCCATCCACTCGCTGCGCGCCGTCGATCCCGGTGCGCTGCGCGAGACGGTCGATGCCGCGCGCGCGGCCGGGATGCCGATCCACCTGCACATCGCCGAGCAGCAGCGCGAGGTCGACGATTGCGTGGCGCAGCACGGCCGGCGTCCGATCGCCTGGCTGCTCGAGCAGATGCCGGTCGACGCGCGCTGGAACCTGGTGCATGCCACCCACACCGTGCCGCAGGAGTTGCACGACCTGGCCGCGACCGGTGCGTCCATCGTGCTGTGCCCGACCACCGAGGCCAACCTGGGCGACGGCGTGTTCGACCTGCCGGCCTGGTTGCAGGCGGGCGGCCGCTGGTCGGTGGGATCGGACAGCCAGGTGGCGCGCAGCTGGGTCGAGGAGCTGCGGCTGCTGGAGTATTCGCAGCGGCTGGTGCGCCGCCAGCGCAACGTCGCGGCGCGCGCGGCCGGCCGCGAAAGCACGGCCGCCGTGCTGCTGGACGGCGCCCTCGCCGGCGGGGCGGCCGCCTGCGGCCTGGCCGCGCCGGCGTTGCGGGTGGGCGCGCGGGCGGCGTTCTGCGTGGTCGACGCGCCGCCGCCGCTGGTGGCCGGCGTGGCGGCGCCCGATCCGCTGGACGCGCTGCTGTTCGCCTCGTGCGCGACGGCGCCAGCGGTCCGGTTCGCGGGAGGTTGA
- a CDS encoding alpha/beta family hydrolase, translating to MTPAPLPLDVPLPGGDSLPGLLDGPAAARAGLVLGHGAGAGMAHPFLAQLAQGLAARGVAVLRYQFPFMARGSRRPDPPALAQAAVRAAVAEAARRWPGLALFAGGKSFGGRMASQAQAAEPLAGVRGLVFVGFPLHPARQPSIARAEHLQAVQVPMLFLQGTRDTLAELPLVTQVAQGLGERATLHVVDGADHGFEVLVRSGRTDAAVREELLETMAGWMLARAA from the coding sequence ATGACCCCTGCGCCGCTCCCCCTGGACGTGCCACTGCCCGGTGGCGACAGCCTGCCAGGGTTGCTCGACGGGCCGGCCGCTGCGCGGGCCGGCCTGGTGCTCGGCCACGGCGCCGGCGCCGGCATGGCGCATCCCTTCCTCGCCCAGCTGGCGCAGGGACTGGCCGCGCGTGGCGTCGCGGTGCTGCGCTACCAGTTCCCGTTCATGGCGCGCGGATCGCGCCGGCCCGATCCGCCGGCGCTGGCGCAGGCGGCCGTGCGCGCCGCCGTGGCCGAGGCCGCGCGGCGCTGGCCGGGGCTGGCGCTGTTCGCCGGCGGCAAGTCGTTCGGGGGCCGCATGGCCTCGCAGGCGCAGGCGGCCGAGCCACTGGCCGGCGTGCGCGGGCTGGTGTTCGTCGGCTTTCCGCTCCATCCGGCACGGCAGCCGTCCATCGCGCGCGCCGAGCACCTGCAGGCCGTGCAGGTGCCGATGCTGTTCCTGCAGGGCACGCGCGACACGCTGGCCGAGCTGCCGCTGGTCACCCAGGTCGCGCAGGGCCTGGGCGAGCGGGCCACGCTGCACGTGGTCGACGGCGCCGACCACGGCTTCGAGGTGCTGGTGCGCTCGGGCCGCACCGACGCCGCCGTGCGCGAGGAACTGCTGGAGACGATGGCCGGCTGGATGCTGGCGCGCGCTGCCTGA
- the hutC gene encoding histidine utilization repressor, which translates to MAKDRSDPPRPADRPAYEQVKDWIRGHIARGDWKPGDPVPSEAALMARFAVSRMTAHRALRELATEGLVTRVQGSGTTVAQLHRISSRLVIRDLHEEVAERGHVAGTRVLTVAQEKAGAEVAAALGLRKGARVFHTVLVHLENGVPIQYEDRYVNPLAAPDYLATDFATTSPTSHLLRCAPLTEASYSIEACLPRAAEARALAMTTAEPCLVMVRRTVSGAHVASIARQLYPASRYSFTGAFQA; encoded by the coding sequence ATGGCCAAGGACCGATCCGACCCGCCGCGCCCGGCCGACCGGCCGGCCTACGAGCAGGTCAAGGACTGGATCCGCGGGCACATCGCCCGCGGCGACTGGAAGCCCGGCGACCCGGTGCCCAGCGAGGCGGCGCTGATGGCCCGCTTCGCCGTCAGCCGCATGACCGCGCACCGCGCGCTGCGCGAGCTGGCCACCGAAGGGCTGGTCACGCGGGTGCAAGGCTCGGGCACCACGGTGGCGCAGCTGCACCGCATCAGCTCGCGGCTGGTCATCCGCGACCTGCACGAGGAGGTGGCCGAGCGCGGCCACGTGGCCGGCACCCGGGTGCTCACGGTCGCGCAGGAGAAGGCGGGCGCCGAGGTCGCGGCGGCCCTGGGCCTGCGCAAGGGCGCCCGGGTCTTCCACACCGTGCTGGTGCACCTGGAGAACGGCGTGCCCATCCAGTACGAGGACCGCTACGTCAATCCGCTGGCCGCACCCGACTACCTGGCCACCGACTTCGCCACCACCTCGCCGACCTCGCACCTGCTGCGCTGCGCCCCGCTCACCGAGGCCAGCTATTCCATCGAGGCCTGCCTGCCCCGGGCGGCCGAGGCCCGGGCGCTGGCCATGACCACCGCCGAGCCCTGCCTGGTCATGGTGCGGCGAACTGTCAGCGGCGCCCATGTGGCCAGCATCGCCCGCCAGCTCTACCCCGCCAGCCGCTACAGCTTCACCGGGGCCTTCCAGGCATGA
- a CDS encoding lysozyme inhibitor LprI family protein, with protein MDPAIANQDFNPPPPPPVGWRGLAAALAVNALFIVGLLWSVPWYRASTPEVAARQPAPLATMGGPPSAPAPAPAPAPAPAPAPDPAAATSWPYSPTIAAAAGQAAPPRQTGASQPAAPNRTTPARPATVAAQATAPPTSSATGPSFDCGKELSPTERLICADAELSRLDRELGRLTATALSLSTDPVAFRRTSDREWKRREAECRDKACLLAWYAQRREHMQVLVDAGTARARGG; from the coding sequence ATGGATCCAGCGATCGCGAACCAGGATTTCAATCCGCCGCCGCCACCGCCGGTGGGATGGCGCGGCCTCGCAGCGGCGCTGGCGGTCAACGCCCTGTTCATCGTCGGGCTGCTGTGGAGCGTGCCGTGGTACCGCGCGTCCACGCCGGAGGTGGCCGCGCGCCAGCCCGCGCCCCTGGCCACCATGGGTGGCCCGCCCTCAGCACCGGCACCGGCACCGGCACCGGCACCGGCACCGGCGCCGGCGCCCGACCCCGCCGCCGCCACTTCCTGGCCCTATTCGCCCACCATCGCCGCGGCGGCCGGCCAGGCAGCGCCGCCACGGCAGACCGGCGCTTCGCAGCCGGCCGCCCCCAACCGCACGACACCGGCGCGCCCGGCCACCGTGGCAGCGCAGGCAACTGCGCCGCCGACGAGCAGCGCCACGGGACCGAGTTTCGATTGCGGCAAGGAGCTCTCGCCCACCGAACGCCTGATCTGCGCCGATGCCGAACTGTCGCGCCTGGACCGCGAGCTGGGCCGGCTGACCGCGACGGCGCTCTCGCTCTCGACCGACCCGGTGGCCTTCCGCCGGACCAGCGACCGCGAGTGGAAACGGCGCGAGGCCGAGTGCCGCGACAAGGCCTGCCTGCTGGCCTGGTACGCGCAGCGCCGCGAGCACATGCAGGTGCTGGTCGACGCCGGGACGGCGCGCGCGCGCGGCGGCTGA
- a CDS encoding Bug family tripartite tricarboxylate transporter substrate binding protein, with translation MTISRRHLLQATGASALLAGIGRHAYAQAQIENLKIITGFAAGGTSDTTCRRVAQALTGNYARTAVVENKTGAGGQIAIQTVKALPADGATILQSPTSMFTIYPHIYKRLPYDPVADVTPVSLACVFDFGFAVGPMVPASVRNVSEFIAWAKANPNQATFGSPAAGSTPHFIPALMGIKAGFDFKHAPYRGTQPAMQDLLGGQIPAVSGPIGDLTQHLASGKVRILATSGAKRSRFAPDVPTYTEQGFGDLQHSEWFGFFLPPKAAPELVSRLNASLRTALASKDVVDGLATFGLEAMSSSPTEFASLLRTDTVKWAPIVKTIGFTADT, from the coding sequence ATGACCATTTCCCGCCGCCACCTTCTCCAGGCCACCGGGGCCTCGGCCCTGCTGGCCGGCATCGGCCGCCACGCCTACGCGCAGGCGCAGATCGAGAACCTGAAGATCATCACGGGCTTCGCCGCCGGCGGCACCTCCGACACCACCTGCCGCCGCGTGGCGCAGGCCCTCACCGGCAACTACGCGCGCACCGCGGTGGTCGAGAACAAGACCGGCGCCGGCGGCCAGATCGCCATCCAGACCGTCAAGGCGCTGCCGGCCGACGGCGCGACCATCCTGCAGTCGCCGACGTCGATGTTCACCATCTACCCGCACATCTACAAGCGCCTGCCGTACGACCCGGTGGCCGACGTCACGCCGGTCTCGCTGGCCTGCGTGTTCGACTTCGGCTTCGCCGTCGGCCCCATGGTGCCGGCCAGCGTGCGCAACGTGTCCGAGTTCATCGCCTGGGCCAAGGCCAATCCCAACCAGGCCACCTTCGGCTCGCCGGCGGCCGGCTCCACGCCGCACTTCATCCCCGCGCTGATGGGCATCAAGGCCGGCTTCGACTTCAAGCACGCGCCCTACCGCGGCACGCAGCCGGCCATGCAGGACCTGCTGGGCGGCCAGATCCCGGCCGTCAGCGGCCCGATCGGCGACCTCACCCAGCACCTGGCCAGCGGCAAGGTCCGCATCCTGGCCACCTCGGGCGCCAAGCGCAGCCGCTTCGCCCCCGACGTGCCCACCTACACCGAGCAGGGCTTCGGCGACCTGCAGCACAGCGAGTGGTTCGGCTTCTTCCTGCCGCCCAAGGCCGCGCCCGAACTGGTGTCGCGCCTGAACGCGTCGCTGCGCACCGCGCTGGCCAGCAAGGACGTGGTCGACGGCCTGGCCACCTTCGGCCTGGAAGCCATGTCCAGCAGCCCGACCGAGTTCGCCAGCCTGCTGCGCACCGACACCGTCAAGTGGGCGCCCATCGTCAAGACGATCGGCTTCACGGCGGACACCTGA
- the hutI gene encoding imidazolonepropionase → MSRQLWTHARLATLAPGAAAPYGLVDDGALAVEDGTIAWVGPRAELPPAWRRGVDEHDAGGALVTPGLVDCHTHLVWAGDRAREFELRLQGASYEAIAQAGGGIVSTVRATRAASEAELLAQSRRRLRALLAEGATTVEIKSGYGLSEAAEAKCLRVARRLGAEERVTVRTTFLGAHALPPEFAGRPDAYIDEVVRMLPLLHAQGLVDAVDAFCERIGFSLAQTQRVFEAARALRLPVKLHAEQLSDSAGTQLAAGFGALSCDHLEWLGEDGVRAMARAGTVAVLLPGAYYFLRDTRVPPVDLLRRHGVPMAVSTDCNPGTSPCTSLLLMLNMACTLFRLTPEEALAGATRHAARALGLADRGVLAAGRRADFVLWDVAEPAQLAYAFGANPCRTTIVEGTIR, encoded by the coding sequence ATGAGCCGCCAGCTCTGGACCCATGCCCGCCTGGCGACGCTGGCGCCCGGCGCCGCGGCGCCCTACGGCCTGGTCGACGACGGCGCGCTGGCGGTCGAGGACGGCACCATCGCCTGGGTCGGCCCGCGCGCCGAACTGCCGCCGGCCTGGCGCCGCGGTGTCGACGAGCACGATGCGGGCGGCGCCCTCGTCACGCCCGGCCTGGTCGACTGCCACACGCACCTGGTCTGGGCCGGCGACCGCGCGCGCGAGTTCGAGCTGCGCCTGCAGGGCGCCAGCTACGAGGCGATCGCGCAGGCCGGCGGCGGCATCGTGTCGACGGTGCGGGCCACCCGTGCCGCGAGCGAGGCCGAGTTGCTGGCGCAGTCGCGCCGCCGCCTGCGCGCGCTGCTGGCCGAGGGGGCCACCACCGTCGAGATCAAGTCCGGCTACGGCCTGTCGGAAGCGGCCGAGGCCAAGTGCCTGCGGGTCGCCCGCCGGCTGGGCGCCGAGGAGAGGGTGACCGTGCGCACCACCTTCCTGGGCGCCCATGCGCTGCCGCCGGAGTTCGCGGGCCGGCCCGACGCCTACATCGACGAGGTGGTGCGCATGCTGCCGTTGCTGCACGCGCAGGGCCTGGTCGACGCGGTCGACGCCTTCTGCGAGCGCATCGGCTTCTCGCTCGCGCAGACACAGCGCGTGTTCGAGGCCGCGCGCGCCCTGCGGCTGCCGGTCAAGCTGCACGCCGAGCAACTGAGCGACAGCGCCGGCACCCAGCTCGCGGCCGGCTTCGGCGCGCTCAGCTGCGACCACCTCGAATGGCTGGGCGAAGACGGCGTGCGCGCCATGGCCCGGGCCGGCACGGTGGCCGTGCTGCTGCCGGGCGCCTACTATTTCCTGCGCGACACGCGGGTCCCGCCGGTCGACCTGCTGCGCCGGCACGGCGTGCCGATGGCGGTGTCGACCGACTGCAATCCCGGCACCTCGCCCTGCACCAGCCTGCTGCTCATGCTCAACATGGCCTGCACGCTGTTCCGGCTCACGCCCGAGGAGGCACTGGCCGGCGCCACCCGCCACGCCGCGCGGGCGCTGGGCCTGGCCGACCGCGGCGTGCTGGCCGCCGGCCGGCGTGCCGATTTCGTGCTCTGGGACGTGGCCGAACCGGCGCAGCTGGCCTATGCCTTCGGCGCCAACCCCTGCCGCACCACCATCGTGGAAGGAACCATCCGATGA
- a CDS encoding HutD family protein — protein MTTDWQLVSLDAAPRQPWRNGGGTTRELLAWPPGAPWTVRVSVADVTAPGPFSRFEGIERWFAVLEGAGVELRVGGGAQRLDPGTEALQFSGSAPVDCALVDGPTLDFNLMAAPGLARLRRVQGRWDFRVDGPALVAVYAHARPARLTLLETTLEVPPRHLLWRHRTWRAHGTLAGEGALWLEARTP, from the coding sequence ATGACGACGGACTGGCAGCTGGTGTCGCTCGATGCCGCGCCGCGCCAGCCCTGGCGCAACGGCGGCGGCACCACGCGCGAGCTGCTCGCCTGGCCGCCCGGTGCCCCCTGGACCGTGCGGGTGTCGGTGGCCGACGTCACCGCCCCCGGCCCGTTCTCGCGCTTCGAGGGCATCGAGCGCTGGTTCGCGGTGCTGGAGGGGGCCGGCGTCGAGTTGCGGGTGGGCGGCGGCGCGCAGCGCCTGGACCCGGGCACCGAGGCCCTGCAGTTCAGCGGCAGCGCGCCGGTCGACTGCGCGCTGGTCGACGGCCCCACGCTCGACTTCAACCTCATGGCCGCGCCCGGCCTGGCCAGGCTGCGCCGCGTGCAGGGCCGCTGGGACTTCCGGGTCGACGGTCCGGCGCTGGTGGCGGTCTATGCCCATGCGCGGCCGGCCCGGCTCACCCTGCTCGAGACCACGCTCGAGGTGCCGCCGCGCCACCTGCTGTGGCGCCACCGCACCTGGCGCGCCCACGGCACCCTGGCCGGCGAGGGCGCGCTCTGGCTGGAGGCCCGCACGCCATGA